The Lasioglossum baleicum chromosome 15, iyLasBale1, whole genome shotgun sequence genomic interval agtagtcGCGTCAGAAATTTTGGCAAGTCAATGGACAAATGCAAATAGATCGATGCAAAAATCATAACTTCTGTATCGCAGAAATAATATATTCAGTATTAAAAATCTATATTCCGTTTGATTTCTCAAGTTTTCGCGATCGTTCCAACAAATAACTCTTAATAAGTGAAAAGAATTACTTACAAAAGACTTACGCCTGTTGCGGAGGCGTATGAGCTGCTGGTTGTTGGGCCGATGCCTGAGGACTCGGtggttgctgttgttgttgttgctgttgttgcgcGGCAGGTTGCCAAGGTGGATGCTGAttctgttgttgctgctgttgttgctgttctTGAGCTAGTCGTTGATGCGCTTGTTGTCTCGCTCGAAATTCGGCAGCTTTTAATTGTTCCAAGTGAAACTGTTGCCTCTCCGTGATCAGCTGTTGCCTCTGATACTCGAGACCTTCGCGTTCTCTTTCCATCGTGGTTTCAAGCTCCTCGAAATGTCGCAGTTTGATTTCCAACTTTTTCATTTGCGTCTCGACGAGCAACGCCACCAGCGACTTGATTTTTCGTTCTTCCACAGCAGCCAAATGCTTCGCCTTGACGGCAGCTGCCGCCAGTGCAGCAGCGGCTGCAGATTGCAGTTGAGCATCTCGCACCACCTAGTTTCGAAGAAGCAAGAAATAGAATCAAACCGAAACGTGCACATATCGTAACACTAGAGCATCGTATCTACCTTATCCTTCTTCTCTTTCGCTTCCATAGCCTCGACGTCCACCGGCGTTTTCGTATCCTCCTCCGATTCCTTCATTTCatcctctttctttccaatctcCAACTGAGTTTGCTCAACTTCGGATTCCTTTGGTTTTTCCTGTTCCTCTTTCTTTGTTTCTATCGGCGTCGATGTGGCCGAATGCGGCGAGGTAGCAGCCGTTGTCGGTACGCTTCCGGTGGACGATGGTGTCGCTGTGTCGTCTGGAGGTTCGGGCGGACCCGTACCGGCTATACCCGATTGTGCTAAGCCTGCAGCTGGATCGAACTTGCCTAGAAACAGAAGAAATAGTCAAATAGAGaatattaagggggtagactcgtttttccagcgtTGCAGGCttccaaataatggaaattacgcctggtaaacgtaaaaataagacttttgacggtaatcgcggcctagattgatgttttatctagtgcttttgactactaaaaaaacctatctttgcattatcgagaaatgacaaGACTCTAATAGATATAGACTACGAAATAGACGGGATTTGTTCGTTACCGTCGGAGTTCGCGCTGGCTTGGACGTTTCTAAGATGTTGGTCCAGCAAAGCGGCCGGCACTTGATCCTTGATAGCTGCGAATTCCTCCATGGCAGCTTTCGCAGCGCTTGCCGCCACTCTGGGATCAACGACGGAAGCCAAAAACGCGACTGTGCTCATAACTGGATTGCCTGCTTTCGAGAAAGGTACCGGTTGATAAGCCAACGGACCCAAACCTTCCGGTCCACCTTCCTCCAAATACGGATCCTCTATCGGAAGCCGTAAGAAATGTAAAATGCACTCGTCCTGTGTCCTCGAGCCAACGTGCTCACACACTTTATTCCAATCATCCTTGTGCAGCTCCAGTCCCTCCAACAACAACAACGTCTCCTGTTCCGTCCAATCGCGGGTAGCGCCGGCAGCTTGCTTGTTCTTCAAAACTGCTGGCTTTCTCGAATACTGATCTATCTTCAGTCCAAAGTTTGCCATCGCTCCAGCTGAAGCTTTTTCCTCCGATCCCATCACGTTCGACTTCTTCTCCAGATCGAGCAAAGTCTTCGCAGCCGATGGCTGCGGCGTTTTCGGTGGGTTTGGATTGACCGGAGCCAAACCCGACGGTGTATCCGACAGTACATGGAAATGCGACGTTGGAGGTGGTCCCATAGGCGTTGGTCTCGACTCCGCGTCCACCTGATAATTGATAAGTCCCCATTGCTCCAAGAATGCGTGTACACGCATAATCGCGCACACATCGCCAGCTAAATTGCGTCTACAAGCCGTCGACGTGATATACTCCGTAGGATTTAATCTGTACGTATCGATCATGAAATTCCTGTACGCCAAATAGATTTCCGGCgttttcgatttgtttttaCCATTGAAGAATTCCGACAGAGCTCTCTTCTCGATGGTATGAATCGAATTGTAGTCGAACCAAGCAGAATAACTGGGAACGACGATGTGATGGGTTTGCTCTGTTACATTGTCTTCTGGCTCGTCGCCTTTACTTCCATCGCCCCTTTCTTTGCTAGTATCTCGCTCTTCCCTGTCCTGAGTGCTCTGAGAACTTCCTTTGTCGCCTTCCATCGGCTCATCCAGATCTGCCATGTTACCAGATTTTAATGGTTGCAGTTCGTTATCCTGTTTCTTGCTTCCCGTAGTTGTCAAGGTGGCACCGCTGGTCGGAGCATTCCCTTGACCTGTAACCGGTGGATTTGTAGGCGTAGCGACTACTTCTACGATCCGAGGTTCTGCCGGAGGATCCTCCATTCCTTGCGTAAGATCATCCTCCTCTTCTCCAGCGCCACGAGACTTTTTCGGAGTCGCTAGCGACGACGTCGAGGAAGCACTCTGTACACCCGAAGGCGCTCTCGCGCTTTTACGTTTCCCTGGTTTCGGAGGTGGACTAGGAGATCGTTTCCTTTTCGGCTTTTTCGCAGAAGGAGGTGGATGCGACGGTTGAGCCATTAAATCCTCCACCGAGAGTCTGTACTTGTGTATTTTCTTCTGTCCATTCTCGTCTATCTCGTAATCTTCCTCGTTCATCCATTCATTATACTGATCCAAGTCCAACGCCCACGTTGCCGATACTTTGTACACTGATTTCACGCTGCTATTCGCAAGTGTCCCTTCTGGAAAATCCCAGGGGAGATCTAAACTAGTCCAAGAATCGTAACTGTCTGGGAAGTAATACCAATGAAGGAGAACAGATCTTTCGCGCCTCATACAAGGTCGCGCGTATTCTTCTTCCATTGGATCCACGGAAGGATAAATAATGTGTGTAGCG includes:
- the Mor gene encoding SWI/SNF- related protein mor; protein product: MLALGPKKDGGPNAKFFESQEILTQLDGVKQWLLKNCKKYVQTDPPTNKSLATLIVQLLQFQEDNLGKNVSKPPMTRLPMKCFLDFKPGGGLCHILATAFRIKQEQGWRRFDFPVGKSGSRMDRTVEMLVAAERALVQNRCFTVPNIYVRTDVDKSTAAKVKEAVRRHQGTIAENEADATHIIYPSVDPMEEEYARPCMRRERSVLLHWYYFPDSYDSWTSLDLPWDFPEGTLANSSVKSVYKVSATWALDLDQYNEWMNEEDYEIDENGQKKIHKYRLSVEDLMAQPSHPPPSAKKPKRKRSPSPPPKPGKRKSARAPSGVQSASSTSSLATPKKSRGAGEEEDDLTQGMEDPPAEPRIVEVVATPTNPPVTGQGNAPTSGATLTTTGSKKQDNELQPLKSGNMADLDEPMEGDKGSSQSTQDREERDTSKERGDGSKGDEPEDNVTEQTHHIVVPSYSAWFDYNSIHTIEKRALSEFFNGKNKSKTPEIYLAYRNFMIDTYRLNPTEYITSTACRRNLAGDVCAIMRVHAFLEQWGLINYQVDAESRPTPMGPPPTSHFHVLSDTPSGLAPVNPNPPKTPQPSAAKTLLDLEKKSNVMGSEEKASAGAMANFGLKIDQYSRKPAVLKNKQAAGATRDWTEQETLLLLEGLELHKDDWNKVCEHVGSRTQDECILHFLRLPIEDPYLEEGGPEGLGPLAYQPVPFSKAGNPVMSTVAFLASVVDPRVAASAAKAAMEEFAAIKDQVPAALLDQHLRNVQASANSDGKFDPAAGLAQSGIAGTGPPEPPDDTATPSSTGSVPTTAATSPHSATSTPIETKKEEQEKPKESEVEQTQLEIGKKEDEMKESEEDTKTPVDVEAMEAKEKKDKVVRDAQLQSAAAAALAAAAVKAKHLAAVEERKIKSLVALLVETQMKKLEIKLRHFEELETTMEREREGLEYQRQQLITERQQFHLEQLKAAEFRARQQAHQRLAQEQQQQQQQQNQHPPWQPAAQQQQQQQQQPPSPQASAQQPAAHTPPQQA